DNA sequence from the Pedobacter sp. W3I1 genome:
ATTCGATAATCTGGCAGAGAACGCCTACAAATATTCGAAACCAGAACAGAAAAAATTGCACATTAGTGCAAAGCTGATTAAAGGGGTACTGGTTTTCCGGTTTGCCGATAAAGGGATCGGTATCGCATCGTCAGAATTAAACAATATATTTAAGAAGTTTTTCAGGATTCAGAATGAATATAACCAAATGGGCAGTGTAGGCCTGGGTTTGGCATTCTGCAAAGAACTGGTTAACTTTATGGAGGGAGAGATCTCTGTAAAAAGCAAAGTAGGAAGTGGTACTGAATTTAAAATTGTACTGCCTTATAATAGTTAAAATTGGAAAGTTAAAGGTTGAAATGTTGTAAGGTTGTGTTCAACATTCGAACTTTATAACGTTTCAACATACAACCACATTAAACACATACAAATGTCTAAAGAAGTAAAAATATTAATCGTAGAAGATGATGAAAATCTTCGCTTTCTTGTTGCCCACCGTTTAAAGGCTGAAGGTTATACCGTGCTTGAAGCAAATGATGGCGAAGCTGGAGAAAGAATGATTTTAGCCGATCAGCCTGATATTGTTTTATTAGATTGGATGATGCCTGGCAAACAGGGGGCAGAAGTTTGCGAGAATGTGCGCAAGCAGGGTTTTGAAAATCTAATCATTATGATGACTGCTAAAGCACAGGATGTAGATAAAATTGACGCCTATAACTTTGGTGCATCTGATTATATCACCAAACCATTTAATATGGATGTTTTGGTGGCGATGCTGGAGAGTAAAGTGAAATTTATCGTGAATAAAGATACCGCCGAAATTCACCGTTTTGGTAATATGGAACATCATCCAAACATCCACACTTTATTCAGGGATGGAAAGAAGATCGAATTAACGATATTGGAAAACCGCATCCTGCTTTATTTCTTGCGTAACCCAGGTAAAGTAATTAACCGAGACGAATTGATGTTGGTGGTATGGGGCTATAACTCTGATGTAAACACCAGAACGCTTGATATGCACATTGTACGTTTACGTAAGAAGATAGAATTAAATCCTGATAATCCACAGTTGTTACAAACCGTTAGGGGCGTAGGATATCGCTTTAACGCGGGATAATTATATTGCGCCGTCAGATGTTGCCATCTGACGGTTATATACAAGTCAGATGGTAACATCTGACACCACTGTAAGTGGCGGAGAAATCTATGAGGTGATTTACTTAAATCTCTTTTATAGATTTCTCCATTTCGTTGCACTTCAGTCGAAATGACGAATTTTATTTATTACGCCCTCTTCAAAGTAAAAATTGTAATTTCTGGTAAAACACCAACCCTGCCCGGATAACCTAAAAAGCCATAACCCACATTAACATAAAGCTGTTGTTTTTGCTCCTGGTACAAACCCGCCCATTCTTTGTAAATGTACTGCACCGGGCTCCATTGAAACTCTTTTAAACGAACACCAAACTGCATTCCGTGTGTGTGACCACTAAACATGGCATCTATTTGCGGGTATTTTTTTAAAACCTCTCCACGCCAGTGCGAAGGATCGTGACTAAGCAAAAGTTTAACCGGTAAATCATCTGTATTTTGAACCGCCAGTTCCATTTTGCCATATTTCGGAAAACGACCCATACCCCAATTTTCAATACCTAAAATCCCGATTTCTTCTCCATCTACTTTTAATCTCCTGTTTTCGTTCATAAGTAAATCGTAACCCATTACTTTGTGCACATCAACCATATCTTTCAGGTTTTTTACCTTGGCAGGAGATGATTCTTTACCAAAATAATAGTCGCCATAATCGTGGTTTCCCAGTGATGAATATACACCGAGCGGTGCTTTTATTTTAGAAAATATGTCCTGGTAATCTCTTACTTCGTTGGTCAGGTTATTCACCAAATCACCGGTAAAAAAGACAAAATCGGGTTTCTCGCGCAATAGCATTTCTACACCACCTTTTACGGCTGTTTTATTGTAAAAGCTGCCAGAGTGGATGTCCGAAATTTGTCCCATGGTAATGCCGTCAAAAGCCTTGGGTAAGTTAGGGAGGATTAAATTTACGCGTCTCACCTGGTAATCGTATGCGCCGGAAATAATACCCCAGCTCAGCGAAGTTAATGGTACTGCTGCGGCCACCAATCCGGCTTTAACTAAAAACTCTGAACGTGAGATGGGTTCTGCCACAGTTGCAGAATTCTGTGCTGTAGAAACCTCACTCTTTTTATTCCTTCTAAAAATCTTAATGAATAACCTGCGTAAATCATCCAGTACCAGAAAGGGCAACATAGCCAGTTTACAGGCTACCGTTAAAAAAAAGGCAACCAAAATAATGGCCCTTAACGTAAGAAAAAGATTGAGGTAAATGCCGCAGAAAACGCCAATGATCAATAGTGCGCTATAAGTCCAGTAAATAATGCCAAATACTTTTTTAGTGCCTGGTTTCCATTTTTTAAAAACAGCGATAATGGCTTTATAACAATAAATATCAAAAGCAATGATGAATATGCAGGCGGCAATGATGAAAGGTAATCTTCCCATGTATCGGGTTTGTGTATTAAGTAAATAATCAGGCTAATTTTTTGAATGCCTAAATTTAGGTATTTGAGGTAAATAAATTATCTAATATTCGTTGAGGATGATCTAAAAAGGATTTATAAACTCTATAAACCTCCGATTCCTCATATTTAACCCTGGTTATTTTATCTTCAGTCATTTCATATATCCAGGCATCAGGGTAGGATAATAAAATCGGAGAGTGTGTAGCGATAATAAATTGGGCATTTTTGTTTGCCAGATTATAGATTTTAGATAACATGGCAATTTGCTTGGTGGCAGAAAGCGCTGATTCGGGCTCATCCAGGATATAAACACCATTTCCGCTAAATCGATTCATAAATAGTGCCCAAAACGATTGTCCGTGAGATTGTTCGTGCAAGGATAGCCCGCCATAAGAATTTATAATTTTGGGTCCGTCAAAGTCCTCATCTAGCTTATCAATCTCGCTGGCAACATTGTAAAAACTCTCACCTCTAAGGAAATAACCATCTCTTGGCTTTTTAAAACTTTTCGATATCGTTAAAAAATTATGAAGGTCAGAATGTGTTTCTGCATTGCTAAAATTGAAGTTTTTACTACCGCCCTCTGCATTGAAACCAAGATAAACTGCAATAGCTTCAATTAATGTAGACTTCCCAACGCCATTCTCGCCTGTGAAAAATGTTACGTTTGGGTGAAAAGCTAATTCTTCAAAAGATTTTATACATGGAATGTTAAACGGATATCGATCAGGAACATTGTCTTGATTTAATCTCATCGATAAAAGATATCCGTTAAACTCCATTAAATATGATTATCTGAAATCGTCTTCATCCTCTTCTTCGTCAAATTCGGCATTAAATAAACTGCCAAACATATCAGAGAAGCCGAAACCGCCATTTAAAAAGTTTTTGCTCAACTGCGAGTATTCAGCTAAACCATGTAGCACGAACTCCATTAACAATAAAGTTTGGTTTTCGCTTAATTTTGGATGAAATTTCTTTACCAGATCGTATAGGTTTGGCACCAGCATCAATGCTTTTTTATACTGCGCATTGGTTAAAGCATCGGTAACATCTACATTATTGCCTTCGGTAAACCATTCGGTTACTTCAGTATAAGGGTTGGCCGTTTTGCTCTTTTTTGCTTTTTCTGGATCAGGGAAGTAACGTGCAAACAAAGTTTTAACCGCCTTGCCGATTAAGGTAGTGGCTACATGCGCTGGCCCTTCCAGTTCGCCTTCGTAAACCAATTCTATTTTACCGGTTATGGCCGGGATAATTCCTGCAAGGTCAGACAAACGGACAAAAGTATTCTTCTCGCCGGCGATCAGCATTCGTCTTTCGGCAGTGCTGATTAAATTTTCATAGGCTGAAATGGTTAACCTTGCTGAAACGCCCGATTTCTGGTCGATGTATTCGCTTTTACGTGCCTCAAAAGCAATCTGCTCAATCAAATCCTTTACCAGGCCATCAGCTTCAATATTGGCTTTTTGATCTGCCGTTAATTTTGCTTCCTGGAAAGTAATTTTGCGCGAAATTTCGATGGTTTTAGGGTAATGCGTCAAAATCTGACTTTCAATCCTGTCTTTCAAAGGGGTAACGATGCTTCCACGGTTGGTATAATCTTCAGGGTTTGCAGTAAATACAAACTGGATATCCAGCGGTAAACGCAGTTTGAAACCACGGATTTGGATATCTTTCTCCTGCAACATGTTAAATAAGGCCACCTGGATACGTGCCTGTAAATCCGGAAGCTCGTTAATTACGAAAATGCTGCGGTGTGCACGTGGAATTAAACCAAAGTGGATTACACGTTCATCATTATAGGTTAATTTCAATGTGGCGGCTTTAATGGGGTCAACATCACCAATTAAATCGGCAACGGTAACGTCGGGTGTAGCCAGTTTTTCGGTATATCTTTCGTTGCGGTGCAACCAGGCAATTTCGGTATCATCGCCTTTTATGGCAATTTCGTTTTTAGCATACCAGGAAATTGGATTCAATGGATCATCAAAAATCTCACTTCCGGCAACATATGGCACATATTCATCCAGTAAATTTACCATTAAACGGGCAATACGTGTTTTAGCCTGTCCGCGCAATCCCAATAATAAAATATTATGACGTGATAAAATGGCTGTTTGTAGTTCGGGAATCACCGTTTCATCATAGCCAATAATGCCTTCAAATTCGGTTTTTTTATCGCGGAGAACTTTAATCAGATTTTCCCTCAGCTCTTCTTTTACAGATCTTGATTTATATCCTGTGGTTTTTAATTCGCCTAATGTTGTGTTTTGCATATATTGGATTATACTATTCGTTATTTATTCTTCAATTTTTTCATAAACTCACCAATTGCGGGCTGAAGTTCTTTGAAAAGTTCTTGGTCTCTATTTTTTAAAACTACTTCGGTAAACATTTTCAAACCAATGGCAAACTCGATACTCTGATTTTCATCCTCAAAAATGTTTTTGCTTTTAATGGCATTGATAATGCTGAATATATTATCGTGGTTGTCAAATTCAAGTGTTAAAGGCGCATTGCTGATGTCTTCTTCTCTTGCTAAAGATATTTCTTCTAGTGTTAACTTATATCTATTTGTACGTTTAGCCATGCTTAATTTATTTGATATCCTATATCTTCCGACTCCGGACTAAGGACTTCGGACTCCTGACTATTTAACTGTCTTTCTTCTGTTTTTAATGTAATCTTCAAAAATGTATTCGCCCAAACCATTTAAGGAGCTATAAAAAGCCCTGCCGCCATTAATTTCGGTAAACTGGCGAACAAACTGTTGCAGGTAAGGGTCTTTGGCAATCATAAATGTAGTAATCGGAATCTTTAGCCGCTTACATTGGGCAGCCATGTTTAAGGTTTTATTAATTACCTTCCTATCCAAACCCATACTATTCTTATAATATTTGCCATTTTCCTTTAAGCAGGTTGGTTTTCCGTCGGTAATCATGAAAATCTGCTTATTATGCGTTTTCCTTCGACGGAGTAAATCTGCAGCCAATTCTAATCCTGCATAGGTATTGGTATGGTAAGGGCCAACCTGTAAATAAGGCAGGTCTTTTACGCTAATTGGCCAGGCATCATTTCCGAAAACCACAATGTCTAAAGTATCTTTAGGGTACTTTGTTTTAATGAGCTCGGCCAAAGCCATGGCAACTTTTTTGGCAGGGGTAATCCGGTCTTCGCCATATAGAATCATCGAATGCGAAATATCTATCATCAATACGGTAGAAGTTAAGGTTTTAAAATCCTTTTCCTCTACTTCCAGATCGCGGTCGGTTAAGGTAAAATCGCCAATACCGTGGTTAATCTGCGCATTGTGGATAGAAGCCGTCATATCAATCTGATCCAAACTGTCTCCAAAGCTGTATTCGCGTCTGTCAGCATTTTTTTCTTCACCAACGCCTGATTGGTTACTGTTGTGATTTCCCCGCCCTGATTTTTTTAGTTTCCCGAAAATTTCATCAAGGGCTGATTTACGGATCGTCTGTTCGGTTTTAGCTGTAATTTTAAATTCCCCGGATTGATTGTCTTCCGTAAGATAACCCTTGTCTTTCAGGTCATCAATAAAATTGCCAATCCCATAATCGTTATTGGTTAATTTATATTGCTTGTCGAGCTCGTTCAACCAGCTTAAAGCCTCTGCTGCGTCTCCAGCTGTATAATTCAGCAGTTCGCTAAATAATTTCAGCAACTCATCAAACCCACCCTTTGGCGCATCGCCCGGCTTATAATCAGAAAAACGAAAACCTCTCATGTGCTTATATTAACGATTTATCGAAGATAAAAGTTTCGCTTTGCATTAATTTAAGCGCGGTGTCATATTTGGAGCGTAAATTAGACTTCTCAGATTTTAAGAATATGCGAGAAAAAAATAGTCGCATTCAATGAAGCTTATCAGCTAGATAACTTAGGTGCTCGATATTATTTTGAAAAGCATGGTTCAGCGCTTTTCGGTCGCGAAAGTCCTGCTATCGCTTCAAGTCCTCACTCGTGCCTCGTTCCGGGCTTTCCGCTTTATCAGGTTTATTTAACATGGGCCTGTAGTTCTTAAGTTTAAAACGAATCTAATCCAAGGCGCGCAGGGTGTTTTGAAACGTATGGAATATTTTATGCTGTAAATCTGCGTTAGGGATTGTAAGGGTTCAGTGCCGATTAAGCATCTGTTTTATTTAATTACGGTATGCTTGCTTGTTTCACAGGTCTTCATCGGTACCGGAGCGAAGCGCAGCCCTGAAAGCCCGACCCTTTCCCGTATTTCGCGGGATTGGGGAACGCCCAAATCAGTTAGGTAACCCGCAAGTTTTTAAAACCTTCAAGGTCTCTTAAGCTTACCCCAATGCCATATGATAAATCTTTTTGTTGTAATCGGGGTTTGCTCCAACCTGTGAGGCTACAAAGGCTCCAACTTTACAGGCATTATCTAATGTAGTTTCTATGGGGTAACCTTGTAGGTAACAAGCAATAAATGTGGCTAAAAAGGCATCACCTGCACCAACCGTATCGGCTACCTGTACCTTGTAGCCTGCGTGTTTAAATAATTTTCCATCTTTTAAAACACACGCACCTTTGTCACCAAGTGTAAGGCAGATCATTTCAATATTAAACTGACTGGAAAGTTGCTTTAAAAGTTGTTCATCTGTATTACCACTTAAGCCAAAAGATTCTTTCACCCATAAAATTTCGTCTTCATTTATTTTTAGGATGTCCGCTTTTGCCAAAAGTTCACCAATTAAATTCTTTGGTATAAAATGGAGCGCGGAGGTTAATGTCGAATATTTTAGTCCTGGCATTTTCTAAAAGTGCAAGAATGGTTTTTTTAGATTTTTCTTCCCTGCAGGTTAAGCTACAATATACCAATGCATCTGCCTGTTTTACGGCTGCTATATTTTCGTCGGTGATTTTGATATCATCCCATGCCACAGGTTGTTTAATAGTATAAGTGGCCTGATGATTTTCGTCCAGCTGCACCATAACCGTACTGGTTGGTAATTCGGTGTTTATTTGAATCAAATCAGTTGGGAAATGATTGCTGGCTAGAAAATTGAATAGCTCTTTGCCGTTTTCATCATTACCTATGGCGCTAATAAAGTTGCCCTCTATACTTTGTTTGTGTAAATTAAGCGCAACGTTCATGCTTGAGCCGCCAGCTTTTTTGCCCTCTGGGAAAACATCCCAAAGTATTTCCCCAATTGTGATTACTTTATTTTGCATAGCAGATTTATAGATGTGTAAATAAAGAATTTTTACGCATGGAACAAAATAATTTGTTTCATATCTTTAATTTTTACCTCAACTCAAATAACCATGAAAAGAATACTGGTAATTGCATTGTTTTTAACTTCTTTTAGCGCATTTGCTCAAAATGCAAAAGATAAACAGGCCATACTTAATTTACTCGAGAAGCAACGTACAGATTGGAACAAAGGTGATGTTGAAGCGTTTATGCAGGGTTATGAAAAATCAGACAGTTTACTTTTTGTAGGTAAAAATGGCCCAACTTATGGCTGGCAAAAAACATTGGATAATTATAAAAAAGGCTACCCGGATAAATCGGCAATGGGTTTTTTGGTGTTCGGAATTAAAAAGGTCGATTTTTTAAAGCCTGATTTGGCTTTTGTATTGGGCAGCTGGAATGTTAAACGCGAAAAAGACGAGCTTAAAGGATATTTTACCTTGTTAATTAAAAAAATTAAGGGCGAATGGAAAGTGGTTGCTGATCATAGTAGTTAAGTGTGAAAGAGGTTAGATGTAAAATGGATGAGGGAGACAAAGTTGAGTTGGTAAAGAAGCTTCCCCGGGTCGTCATTTCGAGCGGAGTGCAACGAAGTCGAGAAATCTGTCTAGATGGATCTCTCCATTCCACTGCGTTTCAGTCGAGATGACGCCGTTTAATTAAGTAAAGGTAGGGGCTATGGTTAATTTATTCTCCCAACTTAAAATCCTTATAATAATAATCCTTATCATCATCTGTTAAGTGACGGATTACCCTGCATGGATTTCCTGCAGCAAAAACATGATCAGGAATATCCCTGGTTACAACACTACCTGATCCGATTACCACATTTGATCCTATTTTTACCCCTGGGTTAATTACTACATTACCACCGATCCAAACACTGTTACCAATGGTAACTTCTTGTGCCCATTCATATTCCTGATCGCGTAAATGGGAGTGGATAGGATGACCTGCTGTATAAATAGCCACGTTTGGCGCAATAAACACATTATTGCCAATGCGTACCTTGGCGCAATCTAAAATAACAAGGTTAAAATTTGCATAGAAATTATCACCAATTTCGATATTGTAGCCATAATCGCATCTAAAAGGCTGCTCCACATAAAACATTCTTTCTGTTTTTCCGAATAATCTTTTTAGTAATTCTTTACGCTGTTTGATAAATTTTGGTGCAAGGTTATTAAACTCGAAAACAATTTCACGTGCTTTTAATCTTTCTTTTGATAGTTCTCCGCCGCCAGCCTGATAAGCCATGCCAGCTAACATCTTTTCTTTTTCGCTAAGGATATTGTTTTCCATTGGTATCTGATCTTTTTGAATTTATGCTAAAACTAAAAGTTTAGCACACAATTATAATAAAAAACGGGGCTATCGTAACCGATGCCCCGCTATATTTTAATTTTCAGTACTTTTCTATGGTCTGCCTTTGGCTAAAGCCCTCTCAGCAATTTTAACTGCTTTTTTTTCTCTCCAGTGAGCGTATTTTTCTTTGAAAGTCATTTTAATTAAACTGTCTATAGCACCGTGGGTAAATAAGCTCCAAACACTGGCTACTTTACGTGTAATGGATTGATCCCAGGCCCTTAAGCTTAAAGAAAATGAACCATCCAAATATTTCATCCAATGCCACATTCCGGTTGGCATAAATAAAGTATCGCCATGCTCCAGGAAAACTTCATAACCTTCTACACCATTCAGTGCCGGGAATTTTTCAAAATCAGGATTGGCAACATCGTAATCTTCCAAAGCATAAGTTGCATTGGGTAAGCAATACAATCTGTCTTTCCATTTATTATCGAAAAGAACGATGTGTTTTCTGCCGCCAAAATGTGTATGGAAAATATGCGGTAAATCGATATCGTAATGTAAAAAGGTTACTGAGTTAGAACCGCCAAAGAACATTGCCGGCATACTTTCGATAAAACCGCCCATTAAATCTTTAGGGATTTTTACATCATTGATTAAACTTGGTACTTTCTTAAACAGGTTAAAAAAGAATATACGCAGTTCCGTTGGCTCGCGTTTAATTAAGTCAAGGTAATCGCCAAATTTCATATGCGCCGTAGCTGCATTAATTGGTTTTGACGGATCTGCTTTAGAGTTGTCGTAAAGTGGAACTTCAAGCTCGCCACCAATTTCCTTTAAATATTCAGTCGTCCATTTTTCTCTGGCAGGCCAGTCTTTGGTTAGGCCCTTGATTACTAACGGACGTTTAGTTTTCAGATAATTTTTCTTAAAATCTTCGGGAGTGATGCTCTCAACGATATCAACAGGTTTTAAAATGAAACTCATGCGCTTAAAATCGGTTATTTGTGCCGAACAACAAATGTGTAAATTTTATTTTACAAAATTGATGTTAACAGGTAAATGTGACTAAAATCACGTAATCTAAAATTAGTAAATACTTAACAATTTAATAATTATGCCTCAACTTTATTTTTAACTATTTCGGCGTAGGCAGCGTTCCACAGGTCGATCCTTTTTTGTAAGGCTTGTTTTGTGGTTTCTTCTGCCTCAGCCCAAAAGGTTTCATCTTTTTCGCAAAGCTTCTCTGCCATGGAGAGTGCCAAATGGCTATGGTGATCGCCATCTACTTCTATATGGCGTTCTAAGTAGTATTTAAAGATCGAAACTTTATCCGCCTGGGTGCTATTCAGGTCATTTACCAGGCTAAAAAACATGTTTGGAATTAAATCCTCGCGACCAAAAGTAAAACTTGCTGCCTGTAAATGTGTTTTTCCACTATTAATGGTTTCGAAAGTTGCATTAACAAAATCTTTTGCCGTTGCAGGTACTCCGGCAATTTCGAAAGCCTCATTAAAGCTTTTTCCGTTTTTTAGTTCCTGTAAAAAGGTGTTGATGGGTTTGGTATTGGCACCGCATTGCTCCATTGCATCTAAATATAACTCGAAGTGGCTTTTAATGGCGCCATTAGCATCCACATCTGATTCTTCACCCGCTACAATTTCATTGATCAATTGCCGGGTAACAGGATCACCTACTGGAAACCAAGGTAGTGTAGTGCAGGTTAAATTAATTTGTAAAGCTTTAAGGAGCGACATGAAATCCCAAACGGCAAAAATATGATGTTCCATAAAGATCCGAAGATCTTCTATTTCACTAATGGCCGAATAAACTTTATGGCTAATAATTTCCTGTCTTAGTGCTTCTATTCTTTCTTGGATTTTTATAATGTTTGGATGCATATATTGAATGAGTAAATGATTGAATGAGTGAATGTTTTGTGTGAGATTAATTCTCTCATCCTATCATTCAATAATTCTTTCATTATTTTACTTTGGTAAATTGTTTTCTAACGCTTTACTTGCTCTTTTAATTGCAAGTTCTTCTTTCCATTGCATGTACTTTTCGCGGTAGTTTGCTTTCATAAAGTCGTCAAATTTACGCTGTAAAGTTAAGTTATACAAGCTTTTTGCTTTCACGCCCCAGCTTTTATCCCATGCCCTTAAACTAATGGAAAAAGATCCATGCAGGTATTTCATCCAGTGCCAGTATCCGGTTGGCATAAATAAAGTATCGCCATGTTCTAAAAAAGCTTCGACGCCCTGAACACCTTTTAACGCAGGAAATTTATCAAAATCAGGGTTTTCCACATCGTAATCTTCTAAGGCGTAAGTGGCATATGGAATTTGGTATAAACGTTCTTTCCATTTGTAATCAAATAAGATCACATGTTTTCGTCCATTAAAGTGAGTATGAAAAATGTGTGCTAAATCGATGTCATAGTGCAAAAAGGTTACTGAACCTTTACCGCCGAAGAACATGGTGGGGTAGCGATCTAAAAAACCGCCCATTAAATCTTTTGGTGCGATATAATCTTCCAGCAGCTTAGGTGCAAATTTTATGGGATCGAACAGAAAGATGCGTAGATCGGTCGGTGTTTCTTTAATCAGGTCTATATAATCGCCAAATTTCATTTCGGCAGCAGATGCATTTATGGGTTTTGAAGGATCAGCTTTAGAACTGTCGTAAAGCGGAACAGTTTTATCACCAACAACTTCTTTCATGTATTCCATCGTCCATTTTTGATAAGCAGGCCATTTTTTGGCCATATTTTTTATTACCAAAGGTTTACGTGGTTTAAGGTAGTTCAGCTCGAAATCTGACTTAGATATGTCTTCAACTACATCTATCGGAGATAAATTGAATTTCATGTTAAGTAACTATTAATGCAGCAAAATTAAATAGTTAAAAAAACTTAAACCCTAGAAATGCCAAAACTTTAAAAAAGCCTGACATTCATCTAAAAAAGTCAGAAAGTATGACAATTATCGATAAAAAACGCTCTTGCGGTTAAACAAGAACGTTATGTAAAATCACACGAGACGTGATATATTTTTAATAAGATATCTTTTTCTGCTCATACTTACGATAAATAAATCATAGCGGTTTTTTAACTGATTTAATTATCAAAAGCAAAAACGTTCTAACAAAAGCCAGAACGTTTTATACTGATTATAAGGATATCTAAATTTTATTTCGGCATTAAAACAGTATCAATTACATGGATTACACCATTTTTTTGGTAAACATCTGCAATTGTAACAGTGCTCATTCCGCCTTTTTCATCTTTCAAAACTAATTTTTTGCCTTCCATCCAGGCCCAAAGTTTACCGCCTTGCACTGTGGTAAGTTCAGCTTTGCCACCACCAGCTTTTATTGCTTTTGCAATTGCTTTGCTGTCCATTTTACCGGCCACAACATGGTAAGTTAAAATAGTAGTTAGGGTTGCTTTGTTTTCTGGTTTAACCAAATTGCCTACAGTTCCGGCAGGAAGTTTATCAAATGCAGCGTTTGTTGGTGCAAAAACGGTAAAAGGACCAGCGCTTTTTAAAGTTTCAACTAAACCTGCTGCTTTTACTGCTGCAACCAGTGTAGTGTGGTCTTTCGAATTTACAGCATTATCTACAATATCCTTATTCGAATACATGGCTGCGCCGCCAACCATTGGATTTTTTTGAGCGTAAACTTGTGTAGTGAATGCCATGGTAATTACGGCAAATGCAGTTAAGATTAAATTTTTCATTATTTCTAATTTTTAAGTTTCTGTTATTTGATTCCATTTACGACGGCTTGCAGATACTTGGTTTTTAGAAATGAAAAATAATTTTTAATGTGTTGATTGTTAGTGTTTTAATTTTTATTTTTTTTGATTTGTAAAGATGCTGTGGTGGTTCTTCTGGTGGGCTAGTCCCGTTTTTCGCTAAATCTTTTGGCTGTTCTTCGGCTCCGCTTAGAATAACGCCAAAAGGATATCGCTTCAACCGGGTTTATTTAGCAAAGGTCTGTTCTTCACTAAACTTGCGATTTGACCGACCAGTGAATTTCTCGGAACTCGATGATCCGCTTAATGCCCAGCACCAAACGCTTCTCTAATTTACCTTCGCCATCCTTACTTTTTTAGAAAAAATCTTAGGAAAAAAGCGTTTCAATAACACGGCTCTGGTTTCTTTTCCACCGATATAAACTTCTTCCTTTTTATTTTTAACAGCTTGTACAATTTGCCTGGCACATTCAGCAGGTGTCATGGCGTTTTCATGCGCGTCACCCATTTTATTTAAGGGCTTACCATCTGCGGTAAGTGCATTGTAGGTCACAT
Encoded proteins:
- a CDS encoding cupin-like domain-containing protein; translation: MKFNLSPIDVVEDISKSDFELNYLKPRKPLVIKNMAKKWPAYQKWTMEYMKEVVGDKTVPLYDSSKADPSKPINASAAEMKFGDYIDLIKETPTDLRIFLFDPIKFAPKLLEDYIAPKDLMGGFLDRYPTMFFGGKGSVTFLHYDIDLAHIFHTHFNGRKHVILFDYKWKERLYQIPYATYALEDYDVENPDFDKFPALKGVQGVEAFLEHGDTLFMPTGYWHWMKYLHGSFSISLRAWDKSWGVKAKSLYNLTLQRKFDDFMKANYREKYMQWKEELAIKRASKALENNLPK
- a CDS encoding DUF3050 domain-containing protein, yielding MHPNIIKIQERIEALRQEIISHKVYSAISEIEDLRIFMEHHIFAVWDFMSLLKALQINLTCTTLPWFPVGDPVTRQLINEIVAGEESDVDANGAIKSHFELYLDAMEQCGANTKPINTFLQELKNGKSFNEAFEIAGVPATAKDFVNATFETINSGKTHLQAASFTFGREDLIPNMFFSLVNDLNSTQADKVSIFKYYLERHIEVDGDHHSHLALSMAEKLCEKDETFWAEAEETTKQALQKRIDLWNAAYAEIVKNKVEA
- a CDS encoding PfkB family carbohydrate kinase produces the protein MQNKVITIGEILWDVFPEGKKAGGSSMNVALNLHKQSIEGNFISAIGNDENGKELFNFLASNHFPTDLIQINTELPTSTVMVQLDENHQATYTIKQPVAWDDIKITDENIAAVKQADALVYCSLTCREEKSKKTILALLENARTKIFDINLRAPFYTKEFNW
- a CDS encoding cupin-like domain-containing protein, with product MSFILKPVDIVESITPEDFKKNYLKTKRPLVIKGLTKDWPAREKWTTEYLKEIGGELEVPLYDNSKADPSKPINAATAHMKFGDYLDLIKREPTELRIFFFNLFKKVPSLINDVKIPKDLMGGFIESMPAMFFGGSNSVTFLHYDIDLPHIFHTHFGGRKHIVLFDNKWKDRLYCLPNATYALEDYDVANPDFEKFPALNGVEGYEVFLEHGDTLFMPTGMWHWMKYLDGSFSLSLRAWDQSITRKVASVWSLFTHGAIDSLIKMTFKEKYAHWREKKAVKIAERALAKGRP
- a CDS encoding sugar O-acetyltransferase; the protein is MENNILSEKEKMLAGMAYQAGGGELSKERLKAREIVFEFNNLAPKFIKQRKELLKRLFGKTERMFYVEQPFRCDYGYNIEIGDNFYANFNLVILDCAKVRIGNNVFIAPNVAIYTAGHPIHSHLRDQEYEWAQEVTIGNSVWIGGNVVINPGVKIGSNVVIGSGSVVTRDIPDHVFAAGNPCRVIRHLTDDDKDYYYKDFKLGE
- a CDS encoding fasciclin domain-containing protein; this encodes MKNLILTAFAVITMAFTTQVYAQKNPMVGGAAMYSNKDIVDNAVNSKDHTTLVAAVKAAGLVETLKSAGPFTVFAPTNAAFDKLPAGTVGNLVKPENKATLTTILTYHVVAGKMDSKAIAKAIKAGGGKAELTTVQGGKLWAWMEGKKLVLKDEKGGMSTVTIADVYQKNGVIHVIDTVLMPK
- a CDS encoding nuclear transport factor 2 family protein, whose protein sequence is MKRILVIALFLTSFSAFAQNAKDKQAILNLLEKQRTDWNKGDVEAFMQGYEKSDSLLFVGKNGPTYGWQKTLDNYKKGYPDKSAMGFLVFGIKKVDFLKPDLAFVLGSWNVKREKDELKGYFTLLIKKIKGEWKVVADHSS